In the genome of Hyphomicrobium sp. ghe19, the window GTGGCGGGAACTGGACCAATATCGAGCTAAAGTCCGGCGATATGCCGTTCGTGCCGCGTGACGTCGCGCTCAGGTCGGTGCGGCTGACCGAGGGTGCCGTTGCCATCTACAATGCGGCGGCGGAGCGCGTCGCCCTCCTCAACGGCATCGATGGCGAGCTGTCTGCCGATGGCCTCAAGGGTCCGTTTCGTTTCAAGGGCTCGGTGTCCTGGGCCGGGTCTGCCCATGATGTGAAATTCGCGACCGATATTCCGGCCGCAGACGGGGCGTTCGCGCTCAAGGTTTCGGCGCGAGGCGACAACTCGCCGACCGTCTACATGCTGGACGGGCGGGTTTCTGATTTGAGCAACAAGCCGACATTCAAAGGCCGGTGGACGGGAAAGATCGCAATTCCCGGCAGCGAAACGACCACGCCGCCGGGAAAAGCTCCGCCGCTGCTCGATCTCGCATCGGACGTGACAGCCGATCCCCTTGGCGCAAAATTCGAGAAGCTCGCACTTTCGCTCGACGCCACGGGCGCTCCGCAAACGATCACGGGATCGGCGGTTGCGACTTGGACGGCAACGCCCCGGCTCGATATTTCGCTGCAATCGAAATGGCTCGACATCGATAGGCTTGCGGGCGCCGGGCAGGGCAGCGCGTCCTTCGAGAAGCTCAAGCAACTCACCGGCGGATTGATGCAATCCGTTTCGGGTGACAGCACCGCAACGGCGAAGATCAATCTCGAGCAGGTGAAGGTCGGCGGCGAGAACGCGGGCGGCCTGTCGATAGACGCGGTTCGGCAAGGCAATGTTACGCATCTCAAAACATTCAAGGTAAGCTTGCCCGGCGGATCGCGGCTCGATCTTGCGGGCGATCTCAAGAACAATGCGGGTAAGTTCAGCTTCGCCGGAAATGCGTTTATCGGCGGAAGCAGTTTCGGGCGATTGAAAGCGTGGGCGGAGAAATCCGGCGTTCCGATCGATTTCAATGCCGATGGCTCTTACTCGGCCGCGGGCAAGCTCGAAGTCGACGATACGCATTTCGCGCTGACGGACGCCTCGGGTGAGTTATCGGGACGGGCGCTTGCAGGCGAGCTCAAGATCCTGCGCGGAGACCGGCAGCAAACGGATCTGACGTTGCAGGCCGCCGATCTCGACACGCGCGAAGTTTTCCCGAAAATTGCCGCGGCCCTCGGCAGTGAATTCCGGCGGTCGCTGGGACTTCAGAAATTAGAGGGTGCCGAAGATCCCCGCGCGGTGTTGCCGGGCGACGTGCGGCTTCGCCTGATCGCGAGCCGGCTGACGGATGGCGACACGACGTATCGGGATGTCGACGTCTCGTTCACGATCGAAAACCGAGACATCAAGCTGCCGGTCGCGAAACTTACGACGCAAAGCGGACTTTCGATCGAACTCGAGGGACGTGTCGAGACGCGCGATAGCGGACCAGCCGGCACGTTTGCATTCGATCTCACTGGCGCGACGCCCGAGGCGATGCATGACCTTGTCAGCAAAGCCGGTCTTGTAGCGGTGCTCGGCGATGAGCGCTTCAAAGGCCTGAAGGACGGCAAAATCGCCGGGCTGATCCGGCTTGGCCTCAGGGCGCCCGGGGCGACGGACGTGACATTCGATGGAACGCTGAACGGGGCCCATCTCAACGGGACAGCGGAATTCGATGGCGGTCTCGCAGGCTGGCGCTCGCGGCCAAGCCGCATGCACACCGCGCTCGATGCGCCATCTTTATCGTCGCTCCTGAAGACACTCGGACGCGCGCCGGTGGGCGATGGACAAGCGGCACAACCCGCTCGCGCGTCGATCGTCACTGCAGGTGTCATCGGCTCGGACGCGAACGTGCGCGCCGATGTTTCGTCTTCCGATTTCAATGTGAGCTTCAATGGGCATTCGCAGTGGCCCGACAATGCGAATTTGGCGCTCGGCGGAACGCTGGATTTCAAGGCGGCGCAATTCGCCGATGCGCTGGCAGCCGCCGGGGTTTCTCTGCCGAGCGGCGCCGAAAACGTGGCGGCGCGCGGTTCGCTCGAGATCGGCCGCAATGGACGCGATTGGACGATTGCGACGCATGGCTTCTCTCTCGGCACGTCGACGCTTGCGGGTAATGTGACCGTGAAGCCCGATGCGGACGCGATGCGGATCGACGGAAAGCTCGAGGCAGATCGCGTTGCGTTCCAAAGCCTGCTTTCA includes:
- a CDS encoding AsmA family protein, which gives rise to MNNGLLYFSGLLVVVLAALFAVPNFVDWNGYRGVFEEEASKVLGRDVRVGGSVNLKLLPVPYVRFEKVRIANLTGQTGEPFVRAESFTMWLSGPALLRGVLEASQIELDKPVLTLAVDDTGGGNWTNIELKSGDMPFVPRDVALRSVRLTEGAVAIYNAAAERVALLNGIDGELSADGLKGPFRFKGSVSWAGSAHDVKFATDIPAADGAFALKVSARGDNSPTVYMLDGRVSDLSNKPTFKGRWTGKIAIPGSETTTPPGKAPPLLDLASDVTADPLGAKFEKLALSLDATGAPQTITGSAVATWTATPRLDISLQSKWLDIDRLAGAGQGSASFEKLKQLTGGLMQSVSGDSTATAKINLEQVKVGGENAGGLSIDAVRQGNVTHLKTFKVSLPGGSRLDLAGDLKNNAGKFSFAGNAFIGGSSFGRLKAWAEKSGVPIDFNADGSYSAAGKLEVDDTHFALTDASGELSGRALAGELKILRGDRQQTDLTLQAADLDTREVFPKIAAALGSEFRRSLGLQKLEGAEDPRAVLPGDVRLRLIASRLTDGDTTYRDVDVSFTIENRDIKLPVAKLTTQSGLSIELEGRVETRDSGPAGTFAFDLTGATPEAMHDLVSKAGLVAVLGDERFKGLKDGKIAGLIRLGLRAPGATDVTFDGTLNGAHLNGTAEFDGGLAGWRSRPSRMHTALDAPSLSSLLKTLGRAPVGDGQAAQPARASIVTAGVIGSDANVRADVSSSDFNVSFNGHSQWPDNANLALGGTLDFKAAQFADALAAAGVSLPSGAENVAARGSLEIGRNGRDWTIATHGFSLGTSTLAGNVTVKPDADAMRIDGKLEADRVAFQSLLSAVTDARPAPPASTAADAADDAAADAQPIWPEGLFNFAALGNTSGTLNVAFKSLELSGGLAAHDGRMTLALAPGKLVLSDLNAVAAGGQLSGSAGLEKVSNGVAFTSTLKLDQAKLATISAAGKGTATIDLHAEARAQSPAGLVAVMTGGGTAKLADVEVPGPSTSTVAQLVDDVLGGKLQNEQRAISAGFAGALNSSKMTLGNRELAMSISDGSIKLEKFVLDGADGQAEGNVTADLATLGMNAAFQLTSVVRPLPPPAIPLANWTPPQPKGTLPAVVVLYDGQLDNLAGVTVKTDVASLQRELVVRQMERNVEELEQSRRVDEERVRLEKERRKKLAADRAAALEAAKKNQMERLPPVIPESTGTANSSTQPEQPDVPSATPAPPQQPAATGPGASAQPSGPSDQPAETQDAAKPVDAGTGNTVLTPNISIEPITPEGGSGGEPNAATGAVVIDPVTGLPVPKPEPAVRPSTGRSTGAQRQPRRTSSDEVMKSLGGGFQ